One region of Deltaproteobacteria bacterium PRO3 genomic DNA includes:
- a CDS encoding phenylalanine--tRNA ligase subunit beta, which translates to MKASVNWIKEFVKVEADAQTVADRLTRAGLEIEGLHAQGKGLEKVVTATLLKVDKHPQADRLTLCEVRTGAQVHQIVCGAKNHKAGDKVALALPGARLPNGMEIQETVIRKVKSGGMLCSEKELGFAAESEGILILPPETPEGVPLAEALGLDDTILEVNVTPNRGDCLSMRGLAREVAAAFDAPVGAGPPLSGDKREGPLQQGFSLEENIRVQLQAPDLCPRYTCRLVRGVKVGPSPRWAQRRLEACGIRAINNVVDATNYVMLETGQPLHAFDLRQIRQGRLEIRRAQAGESIVTLDGKPRPLQEGDLVIADAERILALAGVMGGADSGVEPDTQELLLESAYFAPDAVRRTAKRVGLQTESSYRFERGVDPNGCLEALNRLAALIQEWAGGAASSDVVDMYPQPVLPREIPLRRQTLSRTLGYEIPAETIRRSFRALGLEEKSATEEAATYAVPSYRGDLSREIDLVEEAARLYGYDRVPTKYPRISLHELPPPREHPFDRIRRALVGWGFSEVLHYSFTSPQLLRRFGFEAPEAMTLLNPISEELAVMRPSLLPQMVQTLQSNVHRGNKDLKLFELRPVYLPKPETSPPFAERWRLCLGLSGSRRGLHFLEKEEGVSFLDLKGYLKALFGLAGPGVLLEGACAQGFLHPKRQATLRWAPAGAAEREEGLLGELNPVLGEELGLRVPVALAEISLDLFLTESKNPVKFQEVSPFPSIWRDLNLIVDESVSHGEILGQIRAHGGPWVRQAVFFDLYRGKPLEEGKKAMTFTLEYGSPERTLTDDEVNQARERLLENLKEKIGVSLR; encoded by the coding sequence ATGAAAGCCTCCGTCAATTGGATCAAAGAATTCGTCAAGGTCGAGGCCGACGCCCAGACCGTCGCCGACCGCCTGACCCGCGCCGGCCTCGAGATCGAGGGCCTGCACGCGCAGGGTAAGGGGCTCGAAAAGGTCGTGACCGCGACCCTGCTAAAGGTCGATAAGCACCCGCAGGCCGACCGCCTCACTCTTTGCGAGGTCCGCACCGGCGCGCAGGTCCACCAGATCGTCTGCGGCGCGAAGAACCACAAGGCCGGCGACAAGGTCGCCTTGGCCCTGCCCGGGGCGCGATTGCCCAACGGCATGGAGATCCAAGAGACGGTCATCCGCAAGGTGAAGTCGGGCGGGATGCTCTGTTCCGAGAAAGAATTGGGCTTTGCCGCCGAGAGCGAGGGGATCCTGATTCTTCCCCCGGAGACGCCCGAGGGAGTCCCGCTTGCCGAGGCCTTGGGCCTGGACGACACCATCCTTGAGGTCAATGTGACGCCGAACCGCGGCGATTGCCTGTCGATGCGGGGCTTGGCGCGGGAAGTGGCCGCCGCCTTCGATGCGCCCGTAGGGGCCGGCCCCCCCTTATCGGGGGACAAGCGCGAAGGGCCCCTTCAGCAAGGATTTTCATTAGAAGAAAATATCCGCGTCCAACTGCAGGCCCCCGACCTCTGCCCGCGCTATACCTGCCGCCTCGTCCGCGGCGTCAAGGTCGGACCCTCGCCGCGCTGGGCCCAGCGCCGGCTCGAGGCCTGCGGGATTCGCGCGATCAACAACGTCGTCGACGCCACCAATTACGTCATGCTCGAGACCGGACAGCCCCTGCACGCCTTCGACTTAAGGCAGATCCGCCAGGGCCGCCTCGAGATCCGCCGGGCCCAGGCGGGCGAGTCCATCGTCACCCTCGACGGCAAGCCGCGCCCCCTGCAGGAGGGCGACCTGGTCATCGCCGACGCCGAGCGCATCCTGGCCCTGGCCGGCGTCATGGGCGGCGCCGATTCCGGCGTCGAGCCGGACACCCAAGAGCTCCTCCTCGAGAGCGCCTATTTCGCGCCCGACGCCGTGCGCAGGACCGCCAAGCGGGTCGGGCTGCAGACCGAGAGTTCCTATCGCTTCGAACGCGGGGTTGACCCCAACGGCTGCCTCGAGGCCTTGAACCGCCTCGCGGCCCTCATCCAGGAATGGGCGGGCGGAGCGGCCAGCTCGGACGTCGTCGATATGTATCCCCAGCCGGTGCTCCCTCGCGAGATTCCTCTGCGGCGCCAAACCCTGAGCCGCACCTTGGGCTACGAGATCCCCGCCGAGACGATCCGCCGCTCCTTCCGGGCTCTCGGTCTGGAAGAAAAAAGCGCCACGGAAGAGGCCGCGACCTACGCCGTTCCCAGCTACCGAGGTGACTTGAGCCGTGAGATCGACCTGGTGGAAGAGGCCGCCCGACTCTACGGCTACGACCGGGTCCCCACGAAATACCCCCGGATCTCCCTCCACGAGCTGCCCCCTCCCCGCGAGCATCCCTTCGACCGGATTCGCCGGGCCTTGGTCGGCTGGGGTTTTTCCGAGGTCCTGCATTACAGTTTTACCTCGCCCCAGCTGCTGCGCCGCTTCGGCTTCGAGGCCCCCGAGGCCATGACGCTGCTCAATCCGATCAGCGAGGAGCTGGCGGTGATGCGGCCCAGCCTCCTGCCGCAGATGGTTCAGACCCTCCAGTCGAATGTCCATCGGGGCAACAAGGACCTGAAGCTCTTCGAGCTGCGCCCGGTTTACCTGCCTAAGCCCGAGACCTCGCCCCCCTTCGCCGAGCGCTGGCGCCTCTGTCTGGGGCTCAGCGGGTCGCGCCGTGGCCTGCATTTTCTTGAGAAAGAAGAAGGGGTTTCTTTCCTAGACCTCAAAGGTTACTTGAAGGCCTTGTTCGGCCTGGCCGGCCCCGGCGTGCTCCTCGAGGGGGCCTGCGCCCAGGGCTTTTTGCATCCCAAGCGCCAGGCGACCCTCCGCTGGGCTCCAGCCGGCGCGGCCGAGCGCGAGGAGGGCCTATTGGGCGAGCTGAACCCGGTCTTGGGGGAGGAGCTGGGCCTGAGGGTCCCGGTGGCCCTGGCTGAAATTTCCTTAGATCTCTTTTTGACAGAATCGAAAAATCCTGTAAAATTTCAAGAGGTATCGCCGTTTCCCTCGATTTGGCGGGACCTCAACTTAATCGTCGACGAATCCGTCTCCCACGGCGAAATCCTGGGGCAGATTCGGGCCCACGGCGGGCCCTGGGTGCGTCAGGCCGTCTTTTTCGACCTCTATCGAGGGAAACCCCTCGAAGAGGGGAAGAAGGCCATGACCTTCACGCTCGAATACGGCAGTCCCGAGCGTACCCTGACCGACGACGAGGTCAACCAGGCGCGCGAGCGGCTGTTGGAAAATTTGAAAGAGAAAATCGGCGTTTCGCTGCGCTGA
- the pheS gene encoding phenylalanine--tRNA ligase subunit alpha, which yields MADRMKDSLLQNLERLRKEFPAALAKADDEAKLLEVKTEFLGKKGRLTEVLKEMGRLGAEDRPLVGAAANEVKQFLEGEYDAALRKFKAAQIERQLQADKFDVTLPGRPESLGHLHPVTQILEMARELFERLGFVTRTGPEIEDDFHNFEALNIPVHHPARDLQDTFYLQGRKWLLRTHTSTVQIRVMKGQRPPLRMIAPGAVYRSDSDVTHTPMFHQIEGLWVDEGITFADLKGVLSLFIQGLFGASTQVRFRPSFFPFTEPSAELDMSCFKCAGKGCNLCKGTGWIEVLGCGMVDPEVFKFVDYDPDKYQGFAFGIGLERLAMLKFGINDLRLFFENDIRFLKQF from the coding sequence ATGGCTGACCGGATGAAAGACTCCCTCCTGCAAAATTTGGAGCGGCTTCGGAAGGAATTCCCCGCCGCGCTCGCCAAGGCCGACGACGAGGCCAAGCTCCTAGAGGTCAAAACCGAGTTTTTGGGAAAAAAGGGCCGGCTGACCGAGGTCTTGAAGGAAATGGGGCGGCTCGGCGCCGAGGACCGCCCCTTGGTGGGCGCCGCGGCCAACGAGGTGAAGCAGTTTCTCGAGGGCGAATACGACGCCGCCCTGCGCAAGTTCAAGGCCGCGCAGATCGAGCGCCAGCTCCAAGCCGACAAGTTCGACGTCACCTTGCCGGGCCGGCCCGAGTCCCTGGGACACCTCCATCCGGTGACCCAGATCCTGGAGATGGCCCGCGAGCTCTTCGAGCGCCTCGGCTTCGTCACCCGCACCGGCCCCGAGATCGAGGACGACTTCCATAACTTCGAGGCCCTCAATATCCCCGTGCACCACCCGGCCCGCGACCTGCAGGACACCTTTTATTTGCAGGGCCGAAAGTGGCTGCTGCGCACCCACACCTCCACCGTGCAGATCCGCGTCATGAAGGGACAGCGACCGCCGCTGCGGATGATCGCGCCGGGCGCCGTCTACCGCTCCGATTCCGACGTCACGCACACGCCGATGTTCCACCAGATCGAAGGCCTGTGGGTGGACGAGGGGATCACCTTCGCGGACTTGAAGGGCGTGCTGTCACTCTTCATCCAGGGCCTGTTTGGTGCCTCGACCCAGGTGCGGTTTCGCCCCAGCTTTTTCCCCTTCACCGAGCCCAGCGCTGAGCTCGACATGAGCTGCTTCAAGTGCGCGGGCAAGGGCTGCAATCTCTGCAAGGGCACGGGCTGGATCGAGGTGCTGGGCTGCGGGATGGTCGATCCCGAGGTCTTCAAATTCGTCGACTACGATCCCGACAAGTACCAGGGCTTCGCCTTTGGCATCGGGCTCGAGCGCCTGGCGATGCTCAAGTTCGGGATCAACGACTTGAGGTTGTTTTTCGAGAACGACATTCGGTTTTTGAAGCAATTTTAG